TAAATGGAACGGTACACAATGTGTTATGTGTTCAAAGATATTCTTGTACCTCCAAATTAGTTAGAGTTTATTAAACAATGATAAATATGGTGGGAACTAATCAGCATACCTAGAGCCTCAGCTTCTCTGCCGTAAACCCTTCGACCGGTCAATATAAGATCCTTTGCTATTGCCTTACTGATCAATCGAGGTAGTCTTCTTGTTGCACCAGCCCTGTCCAAATAATAATTCTATTAAGGCATTTCATTTTACACCATATGTTGATAATTGGGCTGTTGGTACACTCGTTTGAACTTGCATCAGCAGGAGAAATAAGTTGTTCTCAAAGCCAAAGCATTAAAAACATATGATGATAACCAAATCAAACAATAattgaaaaaagtaaaagaaaaaagattcaaattccCTACTTCAATTCATCTTATTTAACAAGTATATTCTTCATTAACTATCTTGAAATTGTATCattcattcattattttttgGTAGTGAGCAGAACTAGTTTAGATATAGAGTTGAAAGTCACAATAGAAATGATGCAGTATGGCTATGTGAAGATCTAAAGATCTAAATAATATATACCCCGGGATTATAGCATGTCCTGTCTCTGGCAAACCCAAGACAGCATCTTCTCCTATAAGCCATGAAAGGGGAAGAAAatcaatttatataatatttcaatttcattataagcatataaaatatacaGATACAGTTTGTGATTAATCTGTCATGTTTAAGTACCGCATATTCGAAAGTCGCATGCCAGGGCCAGTTCAAGCCCACCACCCAATGCTGCCCCTTCAACAGCAGCAATAGTTGGTATGGGAAGCCTCTGAATAGGAAATGACAAAGTTAAGTAATTCATACAAGTTTCAAGAAGGCAGGTTCACAGAGATGCAAAATCAGAACAAAAAGAGTAATTTCATTCACAGAActgaaaaaactaaaaagagtaATTTCATAGGCATTAACACAAACAGGTTAAGGTCATGAATACAGAGTTCGATTATATGATGTGTGGATTGTGTTGTTCTGTTGTTCAAAGTAAAATTAGCGAGTGTTAGATATATAATCGTTCATATACCTCTAGAAATGAGAAAGTTGCGCGAAGAGCTTTGGAATATTCCCGAACCTCAAATGCAGTAAACGTCTTGCGTTCCTATAAGTAACAATAGTAACACAATATTTAAATGAAGTTAATTTCGAAATGCAGAGGGTGATTTATATTTGTTATACCTTCAAATCGGCACCAGCACAATAGACACCAGGAACTGAACTGGTGATGATGGCAACATTAGTGGAAGAATCTTGATTAATCAACTCTAATGCATGCTTTAACCCTCTCATCAATTTGGTGTCTATGGCATTCTTATTTTTAGGCCTATCCAAAGTTACCTCAACAATCCCTGGCCAAAAAGAGAATTAAGTAAAATTACACGTATACCCTCGGCGGTTACACCATGATCAACAAAGTTTAGTCTTACCAGAATCTGAGTGTTGGAGTTTTTGAAGCTTGACGAACTCAGAAGCGGAAGGCTCCAAAATGAGGGTCCGTTGGGTCTGATACTGATAGTGATGATGAGTGGCGATGTGGTGAGGTTGATGAGAAACTGTAACGAAGCTCAAAGAAGCTTTATACTGATAAGCTATCACATTGGAAATGGAGTCTCTACCCACACTCCTGCTCAGTGATCTCAACGCAtgcatcatttttttcttcttctctcttgagcTCAAAGAAGATTACTAActaagcttttttttttccttatttgcAGGATGGCAGCAAAAAGAGAGAATGATGAAATCGTtgcatttttatattaattaattgatatcgATGGTGGTGCTGGCAGTGCGCTCATCTCTAGACAAGATAAGGTTCGAAACTgtaagaaatttatttattaggtGGACCACTATTATTGGCTGTTGTCTCAATTCTAAACTCAAGTGTCTCTCTCTTAGAATTTCCTTTTTTTGTTCAAACACGATTCTAAATAAAATTGTTAGGATAGACATAAAATACgataaactaaaaattaatttgttgtagattaaaattttatttaagaatctGTTATTATTGACTAATAAATTACTGTATATACAAAACGAGATACAAATTCTAACacttatttaaatagataaataaattaaccACGACTAATCTAAATTGGTTAAGTCTAATTTCTGTCCAACCCTATGTGGCACTTTAAAAGAGTACAACAACTGTCACCAAAAAGAAGACTACAACAAGTGCCACTTATACACATGCGCGTCAGCCACAGAATTTCCTTCTTTTAGAAAGTTGAGTGGATGGGCAGCCTTTCCTTTTTTATATCCATCAAGAGACAGAAGATGGGCCTAATCCAATATATTGATATGATGGTACAAATTCGGGCTATAGAATCCCCCCAcacctctctttcttttttttttaaagataactTTGTTTATGAAAAGCAAAATGAATTGCATAATAATCAGTTAATCACTAAGAATcaattatcaaataattttttcgaaatttctttAGTAAACGAATGAAGGTGggctaaaaaattaaaaaatattttgtatcatAATACGATTCTAATTTTTTAggataaaatattcttttaatacCTAACatttagacttttttttttaatcttttggtaattttttttaaagtatttttttttcaattataattttcttCTAGATAGTGACAAATATCATAATTATAGTAGTCATAACTCATAAGAATAGTTGTAGTGGTTTGAGagcaaaaataacaaaataataagaaaaaaaacaatagaaaaagaattttaaaaatgcaTTTTCTCAAgaaaaaactttaattttaactaacaaactaaaataaaacgaaatatatttagaataaaaatatgggaaagtatgaggagccaatgaaatatttatacaatgtgtacaatggaggtttatcgagtattagagatataattattagtgttacatttttcCATCAATTgaaacttttgggatgagtggtatcatgacatggtattaaagcgctagatccgaaaggtcaagagtttgaTTCTTGGTGAACCCAAACTAAttttgtacacattgtataaagagtccattgtctccctagcggaatcctaaaaatatatcatttcaaacattggaaaaaaattaaaatttaatctgaatattagaaattaaaacaataatttaCCAAATCTTTTATCATTGTGTTAATATAAAAGAGACATACATTAGAGAtaaaacgttttttttttttgtcaggaGATTAAACATGCTTAAACgggaaagaaacaaaaacttaaaatttactCTCATTTGATCTTAAGAGAACTTTGTTTTCCCAGCacgaagaaaaaaatattacatagaCCAATCTGAATTTGGTGAACACAATCAAATAATAAACTTTTTGCTTGTTCAATTGATTAGTGTTACACACTTACACACCATTCGACAAGTACATTATCAATATCGATTTCGTCCGAAGACTAGAAAgtaataaaaacttaaaaactcACTGCACAATTAGCCTTGAGCAGTTGAAGAACATGTCTCTAACAATATTTTCTTATAAAACCCTATGAACCCATTTCTCAAGTCTAAGTTGCTTCAGAGCAGGCCCAACATACGGTTTACCCTTTTGGGGGCATTTCCATTTCCCTGTAATCTCAATGACATTGGATTGTTGAACATTTGTTACATCTGTTAATGCCTTTCTCTTTTTGACAGCTTGCTTTTCACAGGCCAATGGAACTGTTCCTGTTTTTCTTGAACATTTTAGTGATACTATTTCTGGTTTCTTCCATGAATTTTCACCATTGGGTTTGGCACATTTGTCCTTCCTTGTTGAAATAAATCCATCATTTTCTTTATTCCTTGTACAAGTTGAACTCGTTCTTGAGGATCTTTTACATAAACTTATGCTCACATCAACCGTGCCATGTTGGATCTTAGCTTCTGATTTTCCTTCTCTGATATCATTATTTTGTATCATTTCTTGAATTCTATAGCCTGAACTTTTCTTGACATCTAATGGCACTATCTGCGCTTCTCGGCTACAATTAACACTTCCATGATTCATCCTTATTGTTTCCCCATACTCCTTTGGATTAGAATTATGTTTCAATGTCTTATCCTGTATACATGGCTGCAAAACATTTTCCAAATGGGAAGTGCATGTAGTAGCTAAACTTTTTTCAACTGCACTACCATTGTTACCCTGTGATTTTCAGTTTTCAACACCAGAGAAAATTAATGAACACAGATAAGTTGGATGTGTTGATGTATTGCAAGTGCAAAGTAATATGTAATCTACTTAGTATGTATTAAAAAAGTGTTATGTATACCCTATTACTTCTATCATAGAAAGAttgttgaaaaagaaatataGAATAGTACCCTCCTAGAAGGCTCTTCTACCCTTTTGTTTTCATCAGAAGGGCTATGATGTGGAAAACATGCTTTTGGATGATCATTCTGAGACCTGTCTTCATCTTCATTTATGACTTCTAAATCAAGCCTTTCCTTCTCACACTCACTCTCTTCTGAAACAACATCCTTAGTCATGCTATACGTATCCGGCACATAAGACTCGTATGCATAGCTGGAGAACCAGTTTCCAATATCAAGAGGCTCTGAATCAAAAGAGAAAACATAGCAAGCACAGATATACACAAAGTAACCACAGTTAACTAGTGGAAATAATCAAACATTTCACATTTTCTGTATGATTAAACGTTTCTTGGTAGCCAAATCAGAGTACAAACCTGAAAGGGGTGAGTCTGAGCTAAAAGAATCCAAACTCtgctggaaaaaaaaaagatttaaaaccTCAAAAGCCCCTTCTGAGCTACACACAATAATACAGTTCGttaaattcctttttttttaatgattatgcattcaattcaaaattagcAAGTTGAATTGAAAAATTTACCCCGGTCAAACACACTTTCTCATTGTGCTTATCATCCTCAACTACTTCATCTTGGATCTTATCAATTTCGAAATTcgcattttcttcttcatttttctggATATTGGATCCTCTAAACTCAGATTCTTCAAACCCAAAATTTGTATCCGGATCGGGAGATTGATACTTGTAGCTTGAGAACCAGTTACCAACATCAGGAGGCTCTAACAGATAAGCCCACAAAACACATTTACCAAAATGAGTGcatatttttctgcttaaagtTTAAAACTTTAAGAACCCCTAAGTTTCTCGTTTCTAACCCATTACTCGATTTCATGCTGTTAGGAAATTTTCAATAAGAAATTGATACATACCAGAAGGGAATGAAGGTGACGGAAACGAATTGGAAATCTAAAACAAGCAGAAAGGGGGGGGGGAATCAAGTCAGAAAAttgaaaatgtaattttctcaGCTGCCAAACAGTGAAAAAAGAGAACGGCAGAAGCAAAATGTGGTTGAGGATTTTACCTGGGAATCTAGGTTTTCAGGGCTTAGAATTGAATCCATGAAAACGCATCTGAAGAATCTAGGCTGGGAAGACACACGAGAAgctgaaataataaaattatgtttACTTCTCTTTCGGAATTTTGAATGATATGCCAAATTTTTGCTTCTTCGCGGCGCGGTATGGCgccaattttgaaaaagttaaaagaaagaaattatttttaataaatatgatattcttttatagatttatataaaaaaaatttttaaaaaaaagtatgttCTCAATTTTGTATAGAAGATGAAAAAAGAATTGATCTTATCACGTGTAGTCTAAAAATCAGTTTACagatatataaaatacatgttatattaaaaataaattaaaatatatatttatacataaatatattataccTAATAAATTCACTAAATGAAAAATACCTA
The Arachis duranensis cultivar V14167 chromosome 5, aradu.V14167.gnm2.J7QH, whole genome shotgun sequence genome window above contains:
- the LOC107487499 gene encoding uncharacterized protein LOC107487499 isoform X1, with amino-acid sequence MDSILSPENLDSQISNSFPSPSFPSEPPDVGNWFSSYKYQSPDPDTNFGFEESEFRGSNIQKNEEENANFEIDKIQDEVVEDDKHNEKVCLTGQSLDSFSSDSPLSEPLDIGNWFSSYAYESYVPDTYSMTKDVVSEESECEKERLDLEVINEDEDRSQNDHPKACFPHHSPSDENKRVEEPSRRGNNGSAVEKSLATTCTSHLENVLQPCIQDKTLKHNSNPKEYGETIRMNHGSVNCSREAQIVPLDVKKSSGYRIQEMIQNNDIREGKSEAKIQHGTVDVSISLCKRSSRTSSTCTRNKENDGFISTRKDKCAKPNGENSWKKPEIVSLKCSRKTGTVPLACEKQAVKKRKALTDVTNVQQSNVIEITGKWKCPQKGKPYVGPALKQLRLEKWVHRVL
- the LOC107487501 gene encoding probable enoyl-CoA hydratase 2, mitochondrial; this translates as MMHALRSLSRSVGRDSISNVIAYQYKASLSFVTVSHQPHHIATHHHYQYQTQRTLILEPSASEFVKLQKLQHSDSGIVEVTLDRPKNKNAIDTKLMRGLKHALELINQDSSTNVAIITSSVPGVYCAGADLKERKTFTAFEVREYSKALRATFSFLERLPIPTIAAVEGAALGGGLELALACDFRICGEDAVLGLPETGHAIIPGAGATRRLPRLISKAIAKDLILTGRRVYGREAEALGLANYCVPAGEAYTKALEVARKINEKGPIAVRAGKRAIEEGLLIIDPAEAADLEEACYEMTLNTKDRLEGLAAFVEKRKPNYKGE
- the LOC107487499 gene encoding uncharacterized protein LOC107487499 isoform X2 encodes the protein MDSILSPENLDSQISNSFPSPSFPSEPPDVGNWFSSYKYQSPDPDTNFGFEESEFRGSNIQKNEEENANFEIDKIQDEVVEDDKHNEKVCLTGSLDSFSSDSPLSEPLDIGNWFSSYAYESYVPDTYSMTKDVVSEESECEKERLDLEVINEDEDRSQNDHPKACFPHHSPSDENKRVEEPSRRGNNGSAVEKSLATTCTSHLENVLQPCIQDKTLKHNSNPKEYGETIRMNHGSVNCSREAQIVPLDVKKSSGYRIQEMIQNNDIREGKSEAKIQHGTVDVSISLCKRSSRTSSTCTRNKENDGFISTRKDKCAKPNGENSWKKPEIVSLKCSRKTGTVPLACEKQAVKKRKALTDVTNVQQSNVIEITGKWKCPQKGKPYVGPALKQLRLEKWVHRVL